A region of the Epinephelus moara isolate mb chromosome 23, YSFRI_EMoa_1.0, whole genome shotgun sequence genome:
TTTATCACAATTGTGATCGTTAAAAACATAGGGCAGCAACTACCTGTTATTCTCCTTTATATTAAACAGCAGATAATTGATGATTCAGTTTGCCTATAAATTAGGGATgtacgatattggatttttcgctgatatctgatatgccaacatgtaacaactcatttgaccatTAACCGATACTGATATCGAtttatccacttttttccccacctagaTTTAGTGATTATTAAGTTTCTTCTGTAGAGGAATTACCATCCTACTATGCATGCATTTAACATAcgaaatattcattcattgtgcatattttaaaaaagcatgttggctgattctgattgttgattttaaagctgatattggcCGACATTGATGACATGCCAATGTTATCGTGCATCTgtactttaaaatgtcagatgaTGAAAGATGCTgatcacaatttcccagagcccttcaaaatgcttgttttgttcGCCCAACATTATCACATTAAAGGGGCCCttcacccattttcaaaattcatatatGCCATtcctatagagtgtgccagggctgacgtcaaaacctggaagtttagcatcgcgctggttcccggaagagaaagtgaatgtgatttttgcattgcgttttggattatgtcagaaaataagctctgtggctaacacaagtttatgatacttacaggttttgttcagcgagataatcttcacatatgaacacctttcataccgcatttgaagcttaaatgcgatcgccagaagtaaaaagctaacgttaggctttaacggactacatgactactccacggtcgcatgactcttgacgtcaccgccactaagctttcaactgatttcggccgctttattttaaaaacattgtataatggggaaatcggactgtttaagctaaataagaagctgtaatggcggactgccagcactctcgcctgttcgggggtgatgacgtttaatgtccccgacagggtttgtagtcgtattgagcaacttgttagcaaccgccttttttacgacacgtaaaagcttcaaaattcacaagtagggtatttactgacgtgttttatgtcgtagaacaaaacctgaaactcgcttaagcttttgttaaccacagaccttatttgaggcattttaccaaaatcccattcaaaaaacgtattgacttttagacgagcgaaccggaagtgctaaaagcgctaacggagttccgggtttactggcacattTTATCAAGAGTAAATTATTGCTAAACATAAAAACTCTCTCCCGAATCTTAAACACTAGAGTGccaaaactctgtgtgtgtgtgtgttgtgtgatccATTTGCACTGGGAAGTTGTAATTTTCTGGACATTTCAACTGGAACACCACCTGAAGTGGATTCCATATTCAGGAAGTCACAGGAACCTCAACAGTAGTTAAAGCTGCAGCAATATATTGTTCATTCGCACTTTTGAAGTCTTATTTGTGTCTAAGTAAAACAGTCGTACTCACAGTCCTGCTCAGCTTTAAGCCTTCTATTCTGTCCTAGGTCTGCGGAACGCTCCTCGCTGTTGGTCAGTCATCCAGCCTTTACTCTGTGCCGTCTACATGCCCAAATGTGAGAACGGTCGGGTGGAGCTGCCCAGCCAGAGCCTGTGTTTGGCTACACGTCGACCATGTAGCATCGTGGACCAGGAGAGAGGCTGGCCCAACTTCCTCAAATGTGACAAATTCCCTGTGGGCTGTTCGGTACGCTTCATTCTTATGTAATGTTGTGAgacactttattgatccccaaaAGGAAATGTCTTTCTCActgcaggtcagaggtcagggtacACAAACAGACCTGTTACTGTATTCTAGCTAAAGTTAGAGGCTCACCTTTCACCTTGTGTCCTCTGGGTGCAGAATGAGGTCCAGAAGCTGAAGTTCAACATGTCAGGCCAGTGTGAAGCTCCCCTGGTGAAGACAGACATTCAGTCCAGTTGGTACAAAGACGTGGAGGGCTGCGGGATCCAGTGTGACAACCCTCTGTTCACTGAAGAGGAGCACAATGACATGCATGCCTACATCGCTTACTTCGGCACCATCACCCTCCTCTGCACCTTCTTCACCCTGGTGAGGCATAACTACAGTACCCATAATTCTGTCCGATGTCTTCTTTTCAAACTTCTTCTGACTCTCAACACGTCCTCCGTTTCAGGCCACGTTTCTTGCCGACTGGAAGAACTCCAACCGCTACCCAGCTGTCATTCTCTTCTACATCAACGCCTGTTTCTTTGTGGGCAGTATCGGCTGGCTGGCACAGTTCCTGGATGGAGCGCGTGAAGAGATTGTGTGCAAGAGCGACAACACCATGCGACTCGGAGAGCCCTCGTAAGTGGTGCTGCTTTCATGTATCATCATGCATCAGTCAAGAGATGAGAGATCATTCCCAACTAGAAAATTCAACTTCAAAATCGTCTTAATGTTCGTTTGTTCTCGACAGGTCTTCGGAGACACTGTCATGTGTCACCATCTTCATCATCGTGTACTACTCCCTGATGTCGGGTGTGATTTGGTTCGTCATGCTGACTTATGCCTGGCACACGTCCTTCAAAGCCCTGGGCACCACCCACCAGCCACTGTCTGGCAGAACCTCCTACTTCCACATGGTCACCTGGTCCATCCCCTTCGTCCTCACTGTGGCCATCCTGGCTATCGCTGAGGTGCGTAGGGAGCTGTTCACCTCATACAGTCTGATACTCTGAGACTGGAAAATGTTTTCTAGTCTTAAGAAAAGATCTAAATTGTTGTTGCTCTGTCGTGTGGTGCTCCACAGGTGGACGGAGACTCAGTGAGTGGGATATGTTTTGTGGGCTACAAGAACTACAGATACCGTGCTGGGTTTGTGCTGGCTCCCATCGGAGTGGTGCTTGTTGTCGGCGGTTACTTCCTCATTCGGGGTGAGTAGATAGTTTGTTTCAAGTCAAACAACTAAATCCTTGGAAAAGCTGTTTTAGCTCTTCCATCCAAAGCTGTCAAGCTTTGTTATGTTTGATAAGTGACCACGAACTGATTCAGTGCATTTCTCGTTAGGTGTCATGACTTTGTTTTCCATCAAGAGTAACCACCCAGGTCTACTGAGTGAGAAAGCTGCCAGCAAAATCAACGAGACGATGCTGAGACTTGGTATGTCCTCTACTCTATTATCTTTTGgcatttcatttgtcatttgttggtTATGATCAGACCAATAACCGAGGTCAATCTGAGTATTAGGTGAAAAAATTAAACGTTAAAGAGTCTTTAGCAGCACATCACTGGGCACTCTAAACACAGAGGggtgaattcacaaagaattGATTGTGGTGGCTGAAAGCACCATAAATTGCGCATCACTTGTAACTGCTATCTGCCATGTCTCAAGGTCTGATTTAGGAAAGTTATTGCTCGAATGGATTTACAGCGCAAACGTGCCCATAAAGTgtagctgagtgcagtttgccgggggttttttttggtttgttttttgcaaaCGAGCATTAAGACGCTATTTGCTTGGCAGCGCAGGTCTTATTTCTGCAGGTTTGACCACAAAAGCTGTGCAACCCTTTTGTGAATTTGCCCCAGAATGTGATCATTCCTGACATACTAATTCTGGACTAATATCTCTGggcaagaaaaatacaaattactactgaatgaatgaatgaatgaatgaactttatttatacagcacttttCATAAACAGAagaccaaagtgctttacagttcAGCGACAGTGACAAAgagcaaagaaataaaaccatgCAATTATACAGCGCTCATTCagggagaaaagagaagaataaacacattaatcaatcaataattaatcaagtaataaaaaatacttatgaAGAATATTAAAACAGATAGCTGCTAGTTATAGGCCATAttaaaaagatatgttttgagTCATTGTTTAAAACTTTCCACTGAGCCAGCAAGTCTGATATTCAAAGGCAGGGTGTTCCATATTTTTGGGGTGTGGTATCTAAAAGCAGCATCCCTAaaggtttttgtaatgacattaGGAACAGTTAAAAGAGCAGCTGTGGAGGATCTCAGGGTTCATGGAGGGACATAAGCTAATAGAGAATCTGTTATATAGGAGAGGGTGATGCCATTAAGAGCCTTAACAACCAACagaaagattttaaaatcaattctcaAAGATACTGGGAGCTATATGGTCTCTCTGTTTAGTTTTtcttcaaactttttttttttgcaatgaggTAGGCTAGTGTATAGAGGGTTAAAATAGTCAAGACGACTGGACACAAAAGCATGAACAAGCTTCTCAAAATCTCGCTGGCTCAGTAAAGGTCACACCATAGCTGTAAAATTGAAATAAGGATCTAAAATGACACCGAGGTTTCCTACTTCAGGTCGTGTTTGTTTTCTGCCCCTTTATCAATGATTTAACCAGTAGTCTATTTTACGATAGACTACTGATTAGATTAGATTCCATCATCTTCTTAGGTGGATTGTCCTCTCTGTACGATTGCTATTGGGAGTGACGCGTCTGGTATCTCACATCTGATCTGTTGTTCTGTTTCTCCTCGTCAGGTATCTTTGGATTCCTCGCCTTTGGCTTTGTTTTCATCACCTTCGGCTGCCACTTCTACGACTTCTTCAACCAGGCTGAATGGGAGAGGAGCTTTAGAGAATATGTGCTGTAAGTTTTTATTGTCCTTCTTCTTTAGGTGGCAAAAAGACCTGTGATTTATTACACACCTGCAAACCCTCCACACAGAAATCCACAAACTGATGCTGTTGAGTCTCCAAAACCGCTGCGCAACCGCTCAGCTTACAGTGGTGAATGCAGCCCTATTTCCCCACACTGTTGACACTGGCTGGATTGGAATTAATTTAGCCTCAAAAATGTAAACCGCTCTCTCCTTTGCCCCGACATGTAAAAGACTTGCTTATTTACCAGATTCAGCGTTTGAATGTACCTCAGTTATATGGCTAGAAGGTGTGGGAGGCACATGTGGCGTGGTCGACACATAGACCGATCATCTGTGTGATGTTTTCAACAGGTGTGAAGCCAACGTGACAATCGCCTCTCAGACCAACAAGCCGATCCCAGAGTGCACCATCAAGAACCGGCCCAGCCTGATGGTGGAGAAAATCAACCTGTTCTCCATGTTTGGGACGGGAATAGCGATGAGCACCTGGGTCTGGACCAAGGCCACCATCCTCATCTGGAAGCGGACCTGGTGCAAGTAAGCAAAGACTCTCTTTCAATCCCTTTATCAGTCTCTGATCACTGCTCGTGTTCACATCATGGCTGCCTGCCTGTCCGCGTCCATAAATGGTTTTAAAGATATGATAACAGTGTGGGAAAGTCCCAGACATGCACCAACCAAGCAGACTCTCCCTGTCAGAGATTTTCACCCTGATCATTTGAAAGAATGGAGGCATAAATTTGGTCAAGTGTGTTAATCCCTGGTTTTGTAACAGTGCTCACAAGGCCTCACTGTGACTTGGATTTTACTCACAGGACTTAGTTTCCATCCAGCTTTGAACAAAAGCTTCTTGAAAttattgttttcagtttagGCTTAAGACCGTCTCATCCAGACTGACGTAAAATCAGACATGTAGGAAATCAGCGTCTTGCCCAGTGTCACATGGCTGCTAATGGCATGAAACGTGTCATACTCAGTCTTCTAACTGTCAGACAGTGtcagtgtctctctgtctgaacCTGCTTTATGTTCCTGTGTCAGGATCATTGGCCGTAGTGACAATGAACCCAAGAGGATCAAGAAGAGCAAGATGATCGCCAAGGCATTTGCGATGAGGAAGGAGCTTCACAAGGACCCAGAGAAGGAGCTGTCCTTCAGCATGCACACCGTGTCCCATGAGGGACCAGTGGGTGagtcattaaaaataatttattctgAGTAAACTGAAGTTCGGATAAATTAGAGTGTAATTTTTCCTTGAGAGAACAGAAAACAGAGTTGACTTTTTGAGATACTGTGCTGGTTTTTAACCAGTTTTGCATCATagcaatgtgggtagtatgtgtaaatgaactatggtaaacttTCCTCCATCTTATCAGCATTGTGTGTCATCTGGCGATTTTAGCTTGCACTAGGGCTGTTGCTTCAACTGCAGATTGTACTTTGGCATTTTCATATGCAGGTCACCTCAGACACAAGGTGTATAGAAGTGGATCAAGAGTGAAACCTggctctttctgtctctcaaactcagaccaaactcagatcaatattctgtcactgtattgcctgtttctcacctaaaatgtcttcagaaaaatattttaggcaactgtttaactgtaacttGAGATTGTTTGACTCAAGCCAgtcgccatattgtttcctgtggaaaaacgGCCAAGCTTGCATTGTTGCTGCATTTATGTGCTCCCCGGGTGGCAGGTCAGCCGTTACTTAGGAAATACGGGTCCCAAAAGTGGGCCCCTCATCTACACCCAACGGTGGGTGGGGGCGGGTCCCAATACATTTTTATACTTCCTGCGAATATAATCCCATATATTTTGTATCTACTTGTACTTGTATCTACTGTTAATACCTTGTTTTCTTAATTTGGAAAGCAGAGGTAGttacatgtttggagaaaagtaaaatcaaacattggTTAAATCATAAGATGAAATCAGGAGTGAACAAATGATtgtttgtcttcatttattcatttaatcttGACAGCTACTTAAGTCAAATATTGGTCAAACTGTGCGCCGAACTGAAATAGTGTAAAGAATATGTGGCTGTCAACTCACAGTTTTCCAGTCATAACCAATTTATGGAATTCCAAAAATTTAGTGTAACATTGGAGCATCCCCTAAAGCTATTGAAGTATTGTCTTATCCGACTGATGCTAATAAATACCTTTTCTAACTCATCTAGGTCATTCTACGTGGACAGCAACTAACAGTTACAACCTAGAACCAAAACTCTGCAACTCAAGTACCAAAATTTTTGCCTACTATACAAGTTGTTGTGACCTAAGGGGCTGTTTGTGTTAATTTTCCTAGTCGGTAACTCATTGCTCAGATTATTCCGACATTCTTTTACCTCTTGAGCAACAGCCACAGCCCTTCTTCTCTGTTTTGTCTGGTCAAATAACACTAACTTTAAAAGTATTTGAATCTTTCTACTACATTGACAGCTCAGTTTTATTAAGAGACCATCTTTCaaacactaaaatatattttcaagttTATGTGAATGTTTGCTTTATTGACCACTACTTGGGTTAAAAATTCAAACAGTGGAAGCCACATCTGGTGACGTTTGCACACTTCCATCTTGTGGTTAATAACTGAAACTGCAGGGCATCTTACTTAATGATTTATAGTGGAAATAAGACCTCATGTATGCATATCATTCATAGGATGCTCCGTGTTTTACCTCCATAGCAAAGGATTGCTTcaccaaaaatacaaaagataGTTTCTCATTTACAGCTGGAGGTATCAAGCCATGCAGATATACTTGGGTTTCCAACTAGGGACTATTTCTTACACAGCGTTCCTAACCAGGACATTGTTTCTGAAAGGACACATTGTTCAgtgtttaaattaaagttttcaGTGCTGTGAGTCCCACAAACAATATGCTGCTAATATCCATTGTGTTGCGGTAATATAATGTCAAAAGTGGCGCCATGTGTGCTGATGTAAAGAACCACTGTATGTTCTTTTCTTAAAAATTTGGCCCGAAAAGATTTTCCATTTGCTTTCTTGTGGCACAGAGACCATGCCGTCAGGGACAACTGTTATGTCTGTAGCTAAGAAGTGCATGACACATTCCTCCGCTTGTGTAAGCTGTGAGGCTGCTGCGGCTGCCGTGCTTGT
Encoded here:
- the smo gene encoding smoothened homolog translates to MSSQGRSPIVGFYGMLCVWAAGAVLSPNGTIFEDNCKKTTTCEALKYNTCLGSPLPYTHTSLILAEDSSTQEEAFEKLTMWSGLRNAPRCWSVIQPLLCAVYMPKCENGRVELPSQSLCLATRRPCSIVDQERGWPNFLKCDKFPVGCSNEVQKLKFNMSGQCEAPLVKTDIQSSWYKDVEGCGIQCDNPLFTEEEHNDMHAYIAYFGTITLLCTFFTLATFLADWKNSNRYPAVILFYINACFFVGSIGWLAQFLDGAREEIVCKSDNTMRLGEPSSSETLSCVTIFIIVYYSLMSGVIWFVMLTYAWHTSFKALGTTHQPLSGRTSYFHMVTWSIPFVLTVAILAIAEVDGDSVSGICFVGYKNYRYRAGFVLAPIGVVLVVGGYFLIRGVMTLFSIKSNHPGLLSEKAASKINETMLRLGIFGFLAFGFVFITFGCHFYDFFNQAEWERSFREYVLCEANVTIASQTNKPIPECTIKNRPSLMVEKINLFSMFGTGIAMSTWVWTKATILIWKRTWCKIIGRSDNEPKRIKKSKMIAKAFAMRKELHKDPEKELSFSMHTVSHEGPVAGINFELNEPSNDMSSAWAQHVTKMVARRGAILPQDISVTPTGTPVPPPEERNRLWMVEAEISPEMIKRKKKKKKRKKEVRPAEEAVEHQAYRQREFGRSSVPRLPKLPCHPSLVANLQEQQKLEEEVLPGSFPDFQHSHPLSCEERCPYPPYQSSRNSYGLLSNPLTFNDRPEDLGLGPRCLPSASTWQPSGPSRYPGEMDLTDGLSERLAHVARVPAGRRTGYGPIHSRTNLMEAELMDADSDF